One stretch of Amycolatopsis sp. NBC_00345 DNA includes these proteins:
- a CDS encoding MFS transporter — MDDTDETAGTDGGTARFRDILAVREFRAVWLAELQSVLGDQLARVALSVLVFQRTGSAAWPALTYALTYLPDLVGGPLLGGLADRFPRRAVMVTADLLRALLVAVLAIPGLPLPVLAVVLVVVQLANAPFSSAQAAVVPAVLDGSRYVLGQSLLKITNQVGQLAGFAVGGAVIALIGPGLGLAADAVTFGVSAVVLALGVRSRPAADERAERVSTLRRLAAGAGTIWRDPRLRALVGLAWLAGFVIVPEGLAVPYAAEIGGGAATAGLLLAAHPAGIVLGVFALGRWVPDAVRLRLVGPLAAGAVVPLLGYAFKPGLGVTVVLLLVSGACAAYQVTASTTFMRLVPDAERGQAFGLAGSGLIAVQGIGLIAGGVVVARLGSPSVTIAVIAAAGVVTAVPVALSWRRTYRSVTS; from the coding sequence ATGGACGACACCGACGAGACCGCCGGTACCGACGGCGGCACCGCGCGGTTCCGCGACATCCTCGCCGTGCGGGAGTTCCGGGCGGTCTGGCTGGCGGAGCTGCAGTCCGTGCTGGGCGACCAGCTCGCCCGCGTCGCGCTGTCCGTGCTGGTGTTCCAGCGGACCGGGTCGGCGGCCTGGCCGGCGCTGACCTACGCGCTCACCTACCTGCCGGACCTCGTCGGCGGCCCGCTGCTCGGCGGCCTGGCCGACCGCTTCCCGCGCCGCGCCGTGATGGTCACGGCGGACCTGCTGCGCGCGCTCCTGGTGGCGGTGCTGGCGATCCCCGGCCTGCCGCTGCCCGTGCTCGCGGTGGTGCTCGTGGTGGTGCAACTGGCGAACGCGCCGTTCTCCTCGGCGCAGGCGGCGGTGGTCCCGGCGGTGCTCGACGGCTCCCGGTACGTGCTCGGCCAGTCGCTGCTGAAGATCACCAACCAGGTGGGCCAGCTCGCCGGGTTCGCGGTCGGCGGGGCGGTCATCGCGCTGATCGGGCCGGGACTGGGGCTGGCCGCCGACGCGGTGACGTTCGGCGTCTCGGCCGTGGTGCTGGCGCTCGGGGTGCGCTCCCGCCCCGCCGCCGACGAACGCGCGGAACGCGTTTCGACGCTGCGCCGGCTCGCCGCCGGAGCCGGCACGATCTGGCGGGACCCGCGGCTGCGGGCGCTGGTGGGGCTCGCGTGGCTGGCGGGGTTCGTGATCGTGCCGGAGGGGCTGGCCGTGCCGTACGCGGCGGAGATCGGCGGCGGCGCGGCGACGGCGGGACTGCTGCTCGCGGCTCACCCGGCGGGCATCGTGCTCGGGGTCTTCGCGCTCGGCCGCTGGGTGCCGGACGCGGTGCGGCTGCGGCTGGTCGGCCCGCTCGCGGCGGGCGCCGTGGTGCCGTTGCTGGGGTACGCGTTCAAGCCCGGCCTGGGCGTGACTGTGGTGCTGCTGCTCGTCTCCGGTGCCTGCGCCGCCTACCAGGTGACGGCGAGCACGACGTTCATGCGGCTGGTCCCGGACGCCGAGCGCGGCCAGGCGTTCGGGCTCGCCGGCTCGGGGCTGATCGCCGTCCAGGGGATCGGGCTGATCGCCGGCGGGGTGGTCGTGGCCCGGCTGGGGTCACCCTCGGTGACCATCGCGGTGATCGCGGCGGCCGGGGTGGTCACCGCGGTCCCGGTCGCGCTCTCCTGGCGGCGGACGTACCGCAGCGTGACGAGCTGA
- a CDS encoding GGDEF domain-containing protein, producing MAGGAPLDGNPRTDQDSPYEVHHVRITGTGRWALWRLPNRGLIAFVLVADAAALTGAVWTSWANLPGRADLFPALALIGCVLLHTELSRPVEQMRERFAGTPHISLDTVWTFAAVLLLHPALAALVITTSFLYRWFRGRPTPLFRRVFSAAATVLAGYAAAAVLVLLTTVPFASAARDVAEFGAIVLAGLVFLVANTALMTVAVYFGTPHERVRDALAAPAEYGLEAATIGLGVLLAWALADWPVALLLVVGITLALHRNVLIRQLRRQARSDAKTGLLNVAAWRAAATEELARAARAGRTTSVLMLDLDRFKLVNDRHGHLVGDRYLLAVADTLRTEVRAGDLTGRFGGEEFVILLPGTAPVHAHAIAERIRGHIADRTGDLPEPITVSIGLASAPPAAMADIDALLEAADTALYEAKHAGRNRTAGHQLAG from the coding sequence GTGGCCGGGGGCGCACCTCTTGACGGAAACCCACGGACGGACCAGGACAGTCCGTACGAAGTTCACCATGTCAGGATCACCGGAACAGGCCGCTGGGCACTATGGCGGTTACCGAACCGAGGCCTGATCGCCTTCGTTCTGGTCGCCGACGCGGCCGCGCTCACCGGCGCGGTCTGGACCAGTTGGGCTAACCTGCCCGGCCGGGCGGACCTGTTCCCCGCGTTGGCCTTGATCGGCTGCGTCCTGCTGCACACCGAGCTCTCCCGGCCGGTGGAGCAGATGCGCGAACGGTTCGCCGGAACGCCGCACATCAGCCTCGACACCGTGTGGACGTTCGCCGCGGTGCTGCTGCTCCATCCGGCCCTGGCGGCGCTGGTCATCACGACCTCCTTCCTCTACCGCTGGTTCCGCGGCCGGCCGACGCCGCTGTTCCGCCGCGTGTTCTCGGCCGCGGCCACCGTGCTGGCCGGCTACGCCGCCGCGGCGGTGCTGGTCCTGCTGACCACGGTCCCGTTCGCCTCGGCGGCGCGGGACGTCGCGGAGTTCGGCGCGATCGTGCTGGCGGGCCTGGTGTTCCTGGTGGCCAACACGGCGCTGATGACGGTGGCCGTCTACTTCGGCACCCCGCACGAGCGCGTGCGCGACGCGCTGGCCGCGCCGGCGGAGTACGGGCTCGAGGCCGCGACGATCGGGCTGGGCGTGCTGCTCGCGTGGGCGCTGGCGGACTGGCCGGTCGCGCTGCTGCTGGTCGTCGGGATCACCTTGGCGCTGCACCGGAACGTGCTCATCCGCCAGCTGCGCCGCCAGGCCCGCAGCGACGCGAAGACGGGCCTGCTGAACGTCGCCGCCTGGCGCGCGGCCGCGACCGAGGAGCTGGCGCGCGCCGCCAGGGCCGGGCGCACGACCAGCGTGCTGATGCTGGACCTGGACCGGTTCAAACTGGTCAACGACCGGCACGGGCACCTGGTCGGCGACCGCTACCTGCTGGCCGTCGCGGACACCCTGCGCACCGAGGTCCGCGCGGGCGACCTCACCGGCCGGTTCGGCGGCGAGGAGTTCGTGATCCTGCTCCCCGGCACGGCGCCCGTCCACGCGCACGCCATCGCCGAGCGTATCCGCGGCCACATCGCCGACCGGACCGGCGACCTGCCGGAGCCGATCACCGTCTCGATCGGCCTCGCCTCGGCCCCGCCGGCCGCGATGGCGGACATCGACGCCCTCCTCGAAGCCGCCGATACCGCCCTATATGAGGCAAAACACGCAGGCCGTAACCGGACGGCGGGGCATCAGCTCGCCGGATGA